One genomic segment of Bradyrhizobium prioriisuperbiae includes these proteins:
- a CDS encoding arsenic transporter, translated as MMPTIEPVNFSTLNILTWTIAALATFGVIIRPWRLPEFIWALAGAVLLVLLNLLPWREALTAAGKGLDVYFFLIGMMLLAEVARQEGLFDWLAAWAVRHADGSAKRLFLIVYGVGTLVTVFLSNDATAVVLTPAVYAATRAAKVEPLPYLLICAFIANAASFVLPISNPANLVVFGSQMPPLPVWLRVFALPSVLAIVATYLALRWTQRHALDAPVATVHDIAPLSFGGKLAALGIAATAVILLVASALDRELGLPTFVAGAVVAILVVLIGKQSPLPILRDISWSVLPLVAGLFILVEALNRTGVLPALAALLKDAASTSPQATAGIVGIVVAIASNLINNLPMGLIAATTGQAAQVPAHVTGALLIGVDLGPNLSVTGSLATILWLIALRRENEHVSALQFLRLGCIVMPPALLLALAALVALSPS; from the coding sequence ATGATGCCGACAATCGAACCTGTGAATTTCAGCACCTTGAATATCCTGACCTGGACCATCGCCGCCCTCGCCACTTTCGGCGTCATCATCCGCCCCTGGCGCCTGCCCGAATTCATCTGGGCGCTGGCCGGCGCCGTGCTGCTGGTGCTGCTGAACCTGCTGCCGTGGCGCGAGGCTCTGACCGCCGCCGGCAAGGGGCTCGACGTCTATTTCTTCCTGATCGGCATGATGCTGCTGGCGGAGGTCGCGCGCCAGGAAGGCCTGTTCGACTGGCTCGCGGCCTGGGCGGTGCGCCATGCCGACGGCTCGGCGAAACGGCTGTTCCTGATCGTCTATGGGGTCGGCACGCTGGTGACGGTGTTTCTCTCCAACGACGCCACCGCCGTGGTGCTCACGCCGGCAGTCTATGCCGCGACCCGGGCCGCGAAAGTCGAGCCGCTGCCGTATCTGCTGATCTGCGCATTCATCGCCAACGCGGCGAGTTTCGTGCTGCCGATTTCCAACCCGGCCAATCTCGTGGTGTTCGGCTCGCAGATGCCGCCGCTGCCGGTATGGCTGCGGGTGTTCGCGCTGCCGTCGGTGCTGGCCATCGTCGCGACCTATCTCGCTTTGCGCTGGACCCAACGCCACGCGCTGGATGCGCCGGTTGCGACGGTCCACGACATCGCGCCGCTGTCGTTCGGCGGCAAGCTGGCCGCACTCGGGATCGCAGCGACCGCCGTCATCCTGCTGGTCGCATCGGCGCTGGATCGCGAGCTGGGCCTGCCGACTTTCGTTGCCGGCGCCGTGGTGGCGATCCTGGTCGTGCTGATCGGAAAGCAATCGCCGCTGCCGATCCTCAGGGATATTTCCTGGTCGGTGCTGCCGCTGGTGGCCGGCCTGTTCATCCTGGTGGAGGCGCTGAACCGCACCGGCGTGCTGCCGGCGCTGGCCGCTCTCTTGAAGGACGCGGCATCCACCTCGCCGCAAGCGACCGCCGGGATCGTCGGCATCGTTGTCGCCATTGCGTCCAACCTGATCAACAATCTGCCGATGGGATTGATCGCCGCCACCACCGGCCAGGCCGCGCAGGTGCCGGCCCATGTCACCGGCGCGCTTTTGATCGGGGTCGATCTCGGTCCCAATCTGTCGGTCACCGGTTCGCTCGCCACCATTTTGTGGCTGATCGCACTGCGCCGCGAGAATGAGCACGTCTCGGCGCTGCAGTTCCTGCGGCTCGGCTGTATCGTGATGCCGCCGGCATTGCTGCTGGCGCTGGCCGCCCTGGTGGCGCTGTCACCGTCGTGA